The genomic segment TTGTGTTGGGTCACACATCCGGCGCCAGCCTAGCCGCCACCGGACTTGATCGGTGCAGCAGCTAACGTCCGGACCATGGCAGGACGGGTGGCCGCGCTCTCGGCGAGCGCCGCGGCCGGTGGGGTGACGGGTCTGGCCGCGCCCTTCGTGGTGCTGATGGGCCAGGTCCTCGCCGGTGAACTGGGCTGGGCCGAGCGGGATCCCGGCCTGATCGACGACGGCCTCGACATCCCGATCGGCCTGGGCGTCGTCGCGCTGCTGGTCATCATCGGCACGCTCGCCGCCGCCCGGCCGCTGGTCCGGAACCGGCTCCCGGCCGCGCTGGCCGTCGGCATCGGCACCGCCGCCGTGGTGGCGTGGCTCTTCCTCGGCGGCTGAGCCACCCGTGCTACGGTCGCGGCGTGCAGCGCTCCTATTTCTGGTTTAGCAGGCCGGCCCCGGGTGGGCCGGTCGGCGACGCCGTGCGCTGACCTTCCACCCTCGAGCCGGTTTCCCAGCCGGCTCGGGTGATTCTGCGATCGGGGCGGCTGGGTCGAAAGGACCCCCGCCATGACGATCACCTTCGACCCCACCCTCGCGCTGGACGCACAGCGGACCACGAGCATCAGCCCGCTGATCCCGCCCGCGTTGCTGCGCGAGGAACTCCCCGTCGACGAGACCGTGGCCCGAACAGTCCATAAAGGACGAGCAGGGACGGTCGGTGCCCTCGACGGCACCGACGACCGGCTGCTCGTCATCGTCGGCCCCTGCTCGGTGCACGACACCGCGGCCGCGCTCGACTACGCCCAGCGCCTCGCCGCGCACGCCGAGGGCCTCGGCGACCAGCTCCACGTGGTCATGCGCGTCTACTTCGAGAAGCCGCGGACCACGCTCGGCTGGAAGGGCCTGATCAACGACCCCGGCCTGGACGGCAGCTTCGCGGTCAACCGCGGCCTGCGCATGGCGCGGCGGCTGCTGCTCGACGTCTCCGCGCTCGGCCTGCCGGTCGGCTGCGAGTTCCTCGACCCGATCACCCCGCAGTTCATCGCCGACATCGTCACCTGGGGCTCCATCGGCGCGCGGACCGCGGCCAGCCAGGTGCACCGCCAGCTGTGCAGCGCGCTGTCCATGCCGGTCGGCATCAAGAACTCCACCGAGGGCGACGTGCAGGTGGCGGTGGACGCCACCCGCGCCGCGGCCGCCGGGCACGTGTTCGCCGGGATCAACGCCGACGGCCTCGCCGCGCTGCTGACCACCTCGGGCAACCCCGACTGCCACGTGATCCTGCGCGGCAGCGCCACCGGGCCCAACTACGACGCCGCCACCGTGGCGGGCACGCTGGCCCGGCTGCGCGGGGCCGGGCTGCCCGAGCGCGTGCTGATCGACGCCAGCCACGGCAACAGCGGCAAGGACCACGTGCGCCAGGGCGAGGTCGTCGGGGAGCTGGCCGACCGGATCGCACGGGGCGAACGCGGCCTCACCGGCGTGATGCTGGAGAGCTTCCTGGCCGCCGGTCGCCAGGACCTCACGCTCGGCCGGGCCGACGAGCTGACCTACGGCCAGAGCATCACCGACGCGTGCCTGGACTGGTCCAGCACGGCCCGGCTGCTCGACCGGCTCGCCGAGGCCGTGCGCGCCCGCTGAGGCTCAGCCGGGCAGGCCCCGGCGGTGCCACTCCTCTTCGATCGCCCGCCACCGCACCAGGTTGTGGCGGGCGTCGGCGAGGGCGTCGTGCGCGTTCGCCGGGGCGGCGGGCAGCTTCGGCTTGCCCACGTCCTCCCAGCGCTGCCGCAGGTCACGGGTGAAGCGGGGCAGCTGCCGGGGCAGCGCGGGCATCGGGCCCCACAGCTGCGCCAGCGCCACGTGGTCGTAGGCGGCGAACCAGGCCCACAGCTCGATGCCGCCGGACGGCTTGCCGAAGAACTCGAGCAGGTCGGTGCGGATGCGCTCGCGGTCGCGCCAGGCCTTGTCCGCGGGCGAGGGCAGCTTGGGGAGCACGTTGTCGCGCACCCAGGGGCCCGCCTTGCCCGGATCGAAGTCCGTCGAAACCGCGTAGAACTCCCGGCCGTTCTCGTCCACGACACCGATCGACACCAGGTCGATCGTCACGCCGTCCTCGATGAACTCGGTGTCGTAGAAAAATCGCACCGGGCAACCCTAGTCGGCGCCGTTCCGGACGATCAGGAAGCCTTCGTCTCCGGCACGCGGTCGGCGTCCACCCCGGACGGCTGCGGCGGTACCTCGGGGCGCACCCCGGCGG from the Amycolatopsis magusensis genome contains:
- a CDS encoding polyadenylate-specific 3'-exoribonuclease AS, with product MRFFYDTEFIEDGVTIDLVSIGVVDENGREFYAVSTDFDPGKAGPWVRDNVLPKLPSPADKAWRDRERIRTDLLEFFGKPSGGIELWAWFAAYDHVALAQLWGPMPALPRQLPRFTRDLRQRWEDVGKPKLPAAPANAHDALADARHNLVRWRAIEEEWHRRGLPG
- a CDS encoding 3-deoxy-7-phosphoheptulonate synthase yields the protein MTITFDPTLALDAQRTTSISPLIPPALLREELPVDETVARTVHKGRAGTVGALDGTDDRLLVIVGPCSVHDTAAALDYAQRLAAHAEGLGDQLHVVMRVYFEKPRTTLGWKGLINDPGLDGSFAVNRGLRMARRLLLDVSALGLPVGCEFLDPITPQFIADIVTWGSIGARTAASQVHRQLCSALSMPVGIKNSTEGDVQVAVDATRAAAAGHVFAGINADGLAALLTTSGNPDCHVILRGSATGPNYDAATVAGTLARLRGAGLPERVLIDASHGNSGKDHVRQGEVVGELADRIARGERGLTGVMLESFLAAGRQDLTLGRADELTYGQSITDACLDWSSTARLLDRLAEAVRAR